The genomic segment CCGGTACCGACCTGGAGCTTCCCGCGTTCGGCGAGCCTTCGCGCGGCGACGTCATCGTGTTCGAGCCGCCGGAATCGGCCGAACAGCCCCCGCGCACGAACTACGTGAAGCGGATCGTCGGGATGCCGGGAGATACGCTGCGCATGCGGCGGGCGAGGCTCTTCCTGAACGGAGTCCCGTTCGAGGAACCCTATGTGAAGGCCGCGTCGAACTTCCCCGACGCCCCGAGCCCGAAGTTCGCGTGGCAGCGCCGGTTCCTGACCGACGGCGCACGCCGCACCGGCGCCGTCACGACGCGAAACAACTGGGGACCGCTCGTCGTGCCGGAGGACAGCTACTTCGTCATGGGCGACAACCGGTCGAACTCGGAAGATTCCCGCTACTGGGGCTTCGTGCCCAGGGATGCGATCCGGGGAACACCCTTCCTGGTGTACTATTCGTACGCTCGCGAGCCGAAGGGCCCCTGGTCCTGGCTCACCGAGATCCGCTGGGGCCGGATGCTGCGCGGCGTCGACTGAGGTCGCCCTGGAATGGTCCGCATATTCGAACGCTACCTGGCGGACATCGGTCGCGAGAGCCTGCTGGACGCGGAAACCGAAGTGGAACTGGCGCGGCGGAGTCGGGCCGGCGACCAGG from the Candidatus Palauibacter australiensis genome contains:
- the lepB gene encoding signal peptidase I — encoded protein: MWEWTKSIFVALVLFLFIRTFVVEAFQIPTASMENTLLIGDFLLVNKMVYGAEIPGTDLELPAFGEPSRGDVIVFEPPESAEQPPRTNYVKRIVGMPGDTLRMRRARLFLNGVPFEEPYVKAASNFPDAPSPKFAWQRRFLTDGARRTGAVTTRNNWGPLVVPEDSYFVMGDNRSNSEDSRYWGFVPRDAIRGTPFLVYYSYAREPKGPWSWLTEIRWGRMLRGVD